In Actinoplanes derwentensis, the following proteins share a genomic window:
- a CDS encoding TraR/DksA family transcriptional regulator, which produces MAKATDIRPGTTSGGSAERDRSTAETEEIRKALVARLGELQAEYDQALSEITELQRERVIDSAGDDQVDTGAKTLEREQEITLANNLLERINQVEHAIDRLGSGNYGWCERCGNQIPVERLAAFPSATLCVKCKQLEERR; this is translated from the coding sequence ATGGCCAAGGCAACCGACATCCGGCCCGGGACGACTTCCGGCGGCTCCGCCGAGCGCGACCGCAGCACCGCGGAGACCGAGGAGATCCGCAAGGCTCTGGTCGCGCGGCTCGGCGAACTGCAGGCCGAGTACGATCAGGCGCTCAGTGAGATCACCGAGCTGCAGCGCGAGCGGGTCATCGACTCGGCCGGGGACGACCAGGTCGACACCGGGGCCAAGACGCTCGAGCGGGAGCAGGAGATCACGCTGGCCAACAACCTGCTCGAGCGGATCAACCAGGTCGAACACGCGATCGACCGGCTCGGCTCGGGCAACTACGGTTGGTGTGAGCGGTGCGGCAACCAGATCCCGGTCGAGCGACTGGCTGCCTTCCCGTCCGCCACCCTCTGTGTCAAGTGCAAGCAGTTGGAGGAGAGACGCTGA